In Ectothiorhodospira sp. BSL-9, a single window of DNA contains:
- a CDS encoding mucoidy inhibitor MuiA family protein codes for MHRALQPVVCTALMTLAIALPTQAGQITQVTVYPDRAGITMEKELTLEAGEGILSIDGLPTRLDVNTVSVRASGPQGMRLGALETRTIPGRDLAHPREQALTEQLQELEDEKRHIDDRIRAHQVQMRLIEQLGTHPEALPDSAEWPQAWERVGEGALGVLDAIHQQERARRTLEADIERVRRELEQLQSGRRDSLQARIHYHSPEAASATVTLEYTVPDARWTPLYEARLDTDTQELRLIQRAEVRQNTGQDWSDIPLYLSTAQPRLGGYLPVPPPWYLDVPRPAPTTTRLSRSLPEAAMAAEADTAQLEGTTFTARYRVPGRVNIASDNQPHRHNLGEEVMEARLSVRAAPRMAPRAYLFAESVFEGETPLLPGPLTLFQDGALVGQHRLAGLRPNSELDMAFGVDERVGIDYQLERDDKGQEGRLRRQNRLQRSHLMTIHNSHGRDVEVTLLDRLPVSRDERITVTLADDASEPSERDMNDDRGLLAWHRTVEAGEELTLRFSYTVTWPDDMDTPSGLR; via the coding sequence ATGCATCGCGCTCTCCAGCCTGTTGTTTGCACCGCCTTGATGACCCTGGCCATTGCCCTCCCCACCCAGGCCGGGCAGATCACCCAGGTGACCGTCTACCCGGACCGGGCCGGAATCACCATGGAAAAGGAACTGACCCTGGAGGCGGGAGAAGGTATCCTCAGCATTGATGGGTTGCCCACCCGGCTGGATGTAAACACCGTGAGCGTGCGGGCCAGCGGGCCACAGGGGATGCGGCTGGGGGCCTTGGAGACCCGAACCATCCCGGGACGGGATCTCGCCCACCCACGTGAACAGGCGCTGACAGAGCAACTCCAGGAGCTGGAGGATGAAAAGCGCCACATCGACGATCGGATTCGTGCCCACCAGGTGCAGATGCGCCTGATTGAGCAACTGGGCACGCACCCGGAGGCCCTGCCAGACAGCGCCGAATGGCCACAGGCCTGGGAGCGGGTGGGCGAAGGGGCCCTGGGCGTTCTCGACGCGATCCACCAACAGGAACGGGCCCGCCGCACCCTGGAAGCCGATATCGAGCGCGTGCGCCGCGAGCTTGAGCAACTCCAGAGTGGCCGACGCGACAGCCTACAGGCACGCATTCACTATCACAGCCCTGAAGCGGCCAGTGCCACCGTCACCCTGGAATACACCGTACCCGACGCCCGCTGGACTCCGCTTTACGAGGCCCGCCTGGACACCGATACCCAGGAACTGCGCTTGATCCAGCGTGCCGAGGTGCGTCAGAACACCGGTCAGGACTGGTCGGATATCCCCTTGTACCTGTCCACGGCCCAGCCTCGACTGGGAGGGTATCTGCCGGTACCACCGCCCTGGTATCTGGACGTCCCCAGGCCCGCGCCCACCACGACACGACTCTCAAGGTCGTTGCCGGAGGCGGCCATGGCGGCCGAAGCCGACACGGCACAACTGGAGGGCACCACCTTCACGGCCCGTTACCGGGTGCCCGGTCGCGTGAACATCGCCTCGGATAACCAGCCTCATCGCCACAACCTGGGTGAAGAGGTCATGGAAGCCCGGCTTTCCGTGCGCGCCGCGCCCCGGATGGCGCCACGTGCCTACCTGTTTGCCGAAAGCGTTTTCGAGGGTGAGACGCCGCTGTTGCCGGGTCCGCTGACGCTGTTTCAGGATGGCGCACTGGTAGGGCAGCACCGACTCGCTGGGCTGCGCCCGAACAGTGAGTTGGACATGGCCTTCGGTGTGGACGAGCGTGTCGGCATTGATTACCAGCTGGAGCGTGACGACAAGGGTCAGGAAGGCCGCCTTCGGCGTCAGAACAGGCTGCAACGCAGTCACCTGATGACCATTCACAACAGCCATGGCCGCGATGTGGAGGTGACCCTTCTTGACCGCCTGCCAGTCTCCCGCGACGAGCGCATCACGGTCACCCTGGCCGATGACGCCAGTGAGCCCTCGGAACGGGATATGAATGACGACCGTGGCCTACTGGCCTGGCACCGCACCGTCGAAGCGGGCGAGGAACTCACCCTGCGCTTCTCGTACACGGTGACCTGGCCCGACGACATGGACACACCCTCAGGACTGCGTTAA
- a CDS encoding B12-binding domain-containing protein, translating to MRKELSHVIEGEIIPRLMMAHRSEGRTQGTTTQGAPSGGAHTEAVPIGAPVVEEFSRMVIEHDAAAALAYVETLRAQGTALESVFVHLLAPTAKRLGELWEEDQADFTEVTVGLCRLQHVLRELGGAFEGELALQQSGGKRILMSPIPGEQHTFGLMMISEFFRREGWDVTCDPSLSTRDLNHLVRQEWFDVVALSVSCQTLLDKVTSTIRGVRRVSRNASVGIIVGGRVFTENPQLVSVVGADETAPDGASAVRRAEAMLARRAGCFPQGLGPM from the coding sequence ATGCGCAAGGAACTGTCCCATGTGATCGAGGGCGAGATCATTCCACGCCTGATGATGGCGCATCGCTCGGAAGGGCGGACCCAGGGCACCACGACCCAGGGCGCTCCCTCGGGGGGCGCGCATACCGAGGCGGTGCCCATTGGCGCGCCGGTGGTGGAAGAGTTTTCGCGGATGGTGATCGAGCATGATGCTGCCGCGGCGCTTGCTTATGTGGAAACCCTGAGGGCGCAGGGGACAGCACTTGAAAGTGTGTTCGTTCACCTGCTGGCCCCTACCGCCAAGCGGCTGGGCGAGTTGTGGGAAGAGGATCAGGCCGATTTCACCGAAGTGACGGTGGGGCTATGCCGCCTGCAGCATGTCCTCCGGGAGTTGGGGGGTGCCTTTGAAGGGGAACTGGCCCTGCAACAATCGGGTGGCAAGCGCATTCTCATGTCTCCCATCCCCGGAGAGCAGCACACCTTCGGGTTGATGATGATTTCCGAATTCTTCCGTCGGGAGGGCTGGGATGTGACGTGTGACCCATCCCTGTCCACGCGGGATCTGAACCATCTGGTGCGCCAGGAATGGTTTGACGTGGTGGCTCTTTCGGTCAGCTGTCAGACCTTGCTCGATAAGGTCACCTCCACCATACGCGGGGTGCGGCGCGTTTCCCGCAATGCCTCCGTAGGGATCATCGTTGGGGGGCGTGTGTTTACCGAGAACCCTCAACTGGTTTCAGTGGTCGGTGCAGATGAAACGGCCCCCGATGGTGCCTCCGCAGTGCGGCGGGCAGAGGCGATGCTCGCGCGACGCGCGGGTTGCTTCCCGCAAGGCCTCGGCCCGATGTGA
- the bchB gene encoding ferredoxin:protochlorophyllide reductase (ATP-dependent) subunit B, translating to MQLTVWTYEGPPHVGAMRVATGMERLHYVLHAPQGDTYADLLFTMIERRNQRPPVTYTTFQARDLGQDTAELFRNTAIEAYERFKPQALLVGSSCTAELIQDDPGGLSQTLGLPVPAIPLELPSYSRKENWGASETFYQLVRSLAGNADTRPADDAGSRRPRCNLLGPTALGFRHRDDIQEITQLLDSLGIDVHVTAPMGSTPADIARLGEADFNVVLYPEIAQTTAKWLERTFKQPYTRVIPIGVGATREFIQEVAGIAQVDPGPALENAQSRLPWYSRSVDSNYLTGKRVFIFGDATHAVAAARVATEEFGFKVVGLGTYSREFAREVREAAKLYDVTPLITDDYLEVEAQVAELQPELVLGTQMERHISKRLGVGCAVISAPVHVQDFPARYAPQMGFGGANVLFDTWVHPLMMGLEEHLLGMFREDFEFHAEAAPSHLGGTGTTERRVAAAPAEAQPEAMATDAAPEPVQDGEPVWSADAEKELRKIPFFVRGKARRNTERFAKEKGLHEISIDTLYDAKAHFGR from the coding sequence GTGCAACTGACGGTATGGACCTATGAAGGGCCACCCCACGTGGGCGCCATGCGCGTGGCCACCGGCATGGAACGTCTGCACTATGTCCTGCATGCCCCCCAGGGGGACACCTATGCGGACCTGCTGTTCACCATGATCGAGCGGCGCAATCAGCGCCCCCCGGTGACCTACACCACATTCCAGGCCCGTGATCTGGGTCAGGATACGGCGGAGTTGTTCCGCAACACCGCCATCGAGGCCTACGAGCGCTTCAAGCCTCAGGCCTTGCTGGTGGGGTCGTCCTGCACCGCCGAACTGATCCAGGACGACCCGGGCGGCCTGTCGCAGACTCTCGGCCTGCCGGTACCCGCCATCCCCCTGGAACTGCCCTCCTATTCGCGCAAGGAAAACTGGGGCGCCTCTGAAACCTTTTATCAATTGGTGCGCTCACTGGCTGGCAATGCGGACACCCGCCCCGCGGATGATGCCGGTTCCCGTCGACCCCGGTGCAACCTGCTCGGCCCCACGGCCCTGGGTTTTCGCCATCGGGACGACATCCAGGAAATCACCCAGCTACTGGACAGCCTGGGCATTGACGTTCACGTGACCGCTCCCATGGGTTCCACCCCGGCCGATATCGCCCGCCTGGGCGAGGCCGACTTCAACGTGGTGCTGTATCCGGAAATCGCCCAGACCACCGCCAAATGGCTTGAGCGGACCTTCAAGCAGCCCTACACGCGCGTGATCCCCATCGGCGTGGGCGCCACCCGGGAGTTCATTCAGGAGGTCGCCGGGATCGCCCAGGTGGATCCTGGTCCGGCCCTGGAGAACGCCCAGTCGCGCCTGCCCTGGTACTCTCGCTCGGTGGACTCCAACTACCTGACCGGAAAACGCGTCTTCATTTTCGGCGACGCCACCCACGCCGTAGCCGCCGCCCGTGTGGCCACTGAAGAGTTCGGCTTCAAGGTGGTAGGCCTTGGCACCTACAGCCGCGAGTTCGCCCGCGAGGTACGCGAGGCCGCCAAGCTCTACGATGTGACGCCGCTCATTACTGACGACTATCTCGAAGTGGAAGCCCAGGTGGCAGAGTTGCAACCCGAACTCGTGCTCGGCACCCAGATGGAGCGACACATCTCCAAACGTCTGGGCGTGGGCTGCGCCGTGATCTCCGCCCCGGTACACGTGCAGGATTTCCCGGCCCGCTACGCCCCGCAGATGGGATTTGGTGGCGCCAACGTCCTGTTCGACACCTGGGTCCACCCGCTGATGATGGGCCTGGAGGAGCACCTGCTGGGCATGTTCCGGGAAGACTTTGAATTCCATGCCGAGGCGGCCCCCTCACACCTGGGCGGCACCGGAACAACCGAGCGTCGCGTGGCGGCTGCTCCGGCGGAAGCACAACCAGAAGCCATGGCGACCGACGCTGCCCCCGAGCCCGTCCAGGACGGTGAGCCCGTGTGGTCGGCCGATGCCGAGAAGGAGCTTCGCAAGATCCCCTTCTTCGTGCGCGGCAAGGCCCGTCGCAACACCGAACGCTTTGCCAAGGAAAAGGGTCTCCACGAGATCTCCATCGACACGCTGTATGACGCCAAGGCCCACTTCGGGCGCTGA
- the bchF gene encoding 2-vinyl bacteriochlorophyllide hydratase yields the protein MQHAGAGDRKTRPLYTPEERRRRDETPWTLVQGILAPLQFLVFIVSTWLVLRYLMTGEGLWLAHASIVIKTLILYTIMVTGAIWEKVVFGHYLFAKAFFWEDMVSMMVIALHTIYMASLFWTFLTVEQQMYLALVAYAVYVVNAAQFLIKLRAARLGEAEAKRAQAATSGGESSK from the coding sequence ATGCAGCACGCCGGAGCCGGGGATCGCAAGACCCGCCCCCTGTACACCCCCGAGGAGCGTCGGCGGCGGGATGAAACCCCGTGGACCCTCGTGCAAGGCATACTGGCACCGTTGCAGTTCCTGGTCTTCATCGTCAGTACCTGGCTGGTATTGCGCTACCTGATGACCGGGGAAGGGCTGTGGCTGGCACACGCCTCCATCGTCATCAAAACCCTCATCCTTTACACCATCATGGTGACCGGTGCGATCTGGGAGAAGGTGGTATTCGGTCATTACCTTTTTGCCAAGGCCTTCTTCTGGGAAGACATGGTCAGCATGATGGTGATTGCCCTGCACACAATTTACATGGCATCCCTGTTCTGGACCTTCCTGACCGTGGAGCAGCAGATGTATCTGGCGCTTGTGGCCTATGCCGTGTATGTGGTCAATGCAGCCCAGTTTCTGATCAAGCTGCGCGCTGCCCGCCTGGGCGAGGCTGAGGCGAAACGGGCACAAGCCGCGACCTCCGGTGGGGAATCTTCCAAATGA
- a CDS encoding ferredoxin:protochlorophyllide reductase (ATP-dependent) subunit N, which produces MTVPVQSSSSGGPEQTVDFNIIRERGPHAVFCGLTSIIWLHRKIQDAFFLVVGSRTCAHLMQSAAGVMIFAEPRFGTALIEERDLAGLADANEELDRVVARLLERRPDIRMLFLVGSCPSEVIKLDLERAASRLSQQHMPQVRVLNYTGSGIETTFTQGEDTCLAALVPELPRETDADPASLLVVGSLADIVEDQFTRLFAEMGINDVRYLPARRSDQLPAVGPNTRYILAQPFLNEAARALEGLGATRLPAPFPLGVEGTTGWLRAAADAFGVDPALFDKVTAPGIERARRGLSHIAEELKGKRIFLFPDSQLEIPLARFLHREAGMELVEVGTPYLHRQHLAEELAMLPKDTCLSEGQHLDKQLDRCREAHPDVVVCGLGLANPLEAEGMTTKWSIELVFTPIQGYDQAADLAELFARPLMRRAKLRV; this is translated from the coding sequence ATGACCGTTCCAGTGCAATCTTCCAGCAGCGGCGGCCCGGAGCAGACCGTGGACTTCAACATCATCCGCGAGCGTGGCCCGCATGCGGTTTTCTGCGGCCTGACCAGCATCATCTGGCTGCATCGCAAGATTCAGGATGCCTTCTTCCTTGTGGTGGGTTCACGTACCTGCGCCCACCTGATGCAATCGGCGGCAGGCGTCATGATCTTCGCCGAACCCCGTTTCGGCACGGCTCTGATCGAAGAGCGCGACCTGGCCGGCCTGGCAGATGCCAACGAGGAACTGGACCGCGTTGTGGCGCGGCTGCTGGAGCGCCGCCCGGATATCCGCATGCTGTTCCTGGTGGGTTCCTGCCCCTCCGAAGTCATCAAGCTGGATCTTGAAAGGGCCGCCTCCCGCCTGTCCCAGCAGCACATGCCCCAGGTACGGGTGCTCAACTACACCGGCAGCGGCATCGAGACCACCTTCACTCAGGGCGAGGACACCTGCCTCGCCGCCCTGGTGCCGGAGCTCCCCCGGGAGACCGACGCCGATCCCGCCTCGCTGCTGGTGGTGGGTTCCCTGGCGGATATCGTCGAGGATCAGTTCACCCGCTTGTTCGCCGAGATGGGCATCAATGATGTGCGCTACCTCCCGGCCCGGCGTTCCGATCAATTGCCGGCGGTGGGTCCGAACACACGTTATATACTGGCCCAGCCCTTCCTCAATGAGGCCGCGCGCGCCCTGGAGGGCCTGGGTGCCACTCGCCTGCCAGCCCCGTTCCCGCTCGGGGTGGAAGGCACGACCGGGTGGTTGCGGGCCGCAGCCGATGCCTTCGGTGTGGATCCGGCGCTCTTCGATAAGGTGACCGCGCCGGGTATTGAGCGGGCACGACGCGGTCTGTCTCATATCGCCGAGGAACTCAAGGGCAAGCGCATCTTCCTGTTCCCGGACTCCCAACTGGAAATCCCCCTGGCTCGTTTCCTGCACCGTGAAGCGGGCATGGAACTGGTGGAGGTGGGTACGCCCTACCTGCATCGCCAGCACCTGGCCGAGGAGTTGGCCATGCTGCCAAAGGACACCTGCCTGAGCGAAGGACAGCACCTGGACAAGCAGCTGGACCGCTGCCGCGAGGCACACCCGGACGTCGTGGTCTGCGGCCTGGGCCTGGCCAATCCGCTGGAGGCGGAAGGCATGACAACCAAATGGTCGATCGAACTGGTCTTCACCCCGATTCAGGGCTACGATCAGGCGGCCGATCTTGCTGAACTGTTTGCCCGGCCGCTGATGCGCCGAGCCAAATTGAGGGTCTGA
- the puhA gene encoding photosynthetic reaction center subunit H has translation MPTGAITEYMDVAQVTLYVFWLFFAGLVWYLHRENKREGYPLESDRSPHITVQGYPAAPGPKEYPTMDGGSFIIANGNPDTREIHAKPAWPFPGAPLDPTGNPMIDGVGPSSWANRADEPDVTMNGEPRIVPMRITKHGFGISKKDPDPRGMTVFAADDKPAGTVRDVWVDRSEAMPRYLEVEVKGSSRRILVPMFLSKVTRAKYADPKLPMDQRLKDGRPYEVRVVSVMAKHFADAPSTKSMESVTRLEEDRIMAYFGGGHFYASPERREALL, from the coding sequence ATGCCAACCGGTGCCATTACTGAATATATGGACGTCGCACAGGTCACCCTGTACGTCTTCTGGCTGTTCTTCGCAGGTCTAGTCTGGTATCTACATCGGGAGAACAAGCGGGAAGGTTACCCGCTGGAGTCTGACCGCTCCCCCCACATTACCGTACAAGGCTACCCGGCCGCCCCGGGTCCCAAGGAATACCCCACCATGGACGGCGGTTCCTTCATCATTGCCAACGGCAATCCTGATACCCGTGAGATCCACGCCAAGCCGGCCTGGCCCTTCCCCGGTGCCCCCCTGGATCCCACTGGCAACCCCATGATCGATGGCGTCGGTCCCTCCTCCTGGGCCAACCGTGCCGATGAGCCCGACGTCACCATGAACGGCGAGCCCCGCATCGTGCCCATGCGGATCACCAAGCATGGCTTCGGGATCTCCAAGAAGGATCCTGATCCCCGCGGCATGACCGTGTTCGCCGCTGACGACAAGCCCGCCGGTACCGTTCGCGACGTGTGGGTCGACCGCTCCGAGGCCATGCCCCGCTACCTGGAGGTGGAAGTCAAGGGTAGTTCCCGCCGCATCCTGGTGCCCATGTTCCTCTCCAAGGTGACCCGTGCCAAGTATGCCGATCCCAAGCTGCCCATGGATCAGCGCCTGAAGGACGGCCGCCCCTATGAGGTTCGTGTGGTTTCCGTGATGGCCAAACACTTCGCCGATGCTCCTTCTACCAAGAGCATGGAGAGCGTGACGCGTCTGGAAGAAGACCGCATCATGGCCTACTTCGGTGGTGGTCACTTCTATGCATCCCCGGAGCGTAGGGAAGCCCTGCTGTGA
- the bchJ gene encoding bacteriochlorophyll 4-vinyl reductase, which yields MTEQNPAVARIGPNSITRMAQALRHQHDEQVTERLFEAAGLTDHLTHPPTTMVDERDVTALHGALREALSPEQAAAVSLEAGHLTGDYLLANRIPKPVQSILKLLPAGPSSRILLKAIERNAWTFAGSGQFQVHHRPNLTLTITNSPLCRGAQSAHPVCDYYAGTFQRLFQVLVHPETRVTETQCAAAGAAHCVFEVRWQ from the coding sequence ATGACCGAACAGAATCCAGCCGTGGCCCGGATCGGGCCAAACTCCATCACTCGCATGGCCCAGGCCCTGCGCCACCAGCATGATGAGCAGGTGACGGAACGCCTATTCGAGGCCGCAGGGCTCACCGATCATCTGACGCACCCGCCCACCACCATGGTGGACGAGCGCGACGTGACGGCACTGCATGGGGCGCTGCGAGAAGCGCTCTCCCCGGAGCAGGCTGCCGCCGTGTCCTTGGAGGCAGGTCACCTCACCGGCGATTACCTGCTGGCCAACCGCATTCCCAAACCGGTGCAGTCCATCCTGAAACTCCTCCCCGCGGGCCCGTCCAGCCGCATCCTGCTCAAAGCCATCGAGCGCAATGCCTGGACCTTTGCTGGCAGTGGCCAGTTCCAGGTCCACCATCGACCCAACCTGACGCTGACCATCACCAACAGCCCCCTGTGCCGGGGTGCGCAGTCTGCGCACCCGGTCTGCGATTACTATGCGGGCACCTTCCAGCGGCTGTTCCAGGTGCTGGTACACCCCGAAACCCGGGTCACGGAAACACAATGCGCCGCCGCAGGTGCCGCCCACTGCGTGTTCGAGGTGCGTTGGCAATGA
- the bchM gene encoding magnesium protoporphyrin IX methyltransferase: protein MPTPSYQKRRGQLETYFDRTAVDAWKKLTSDTPVGRVRATVRAGREEMRQNLLDWLPDDLSGKWLLDAGCGTGMLSVAAAQRGAQVVAIDLAGNLVDMARERAEAEDLGEGRIDFRVGDFLNPELGEFDYVVAMDSFIHYKAHDIVGVLAGLTSRTHAAILFTFAPRTPALSVMHAVGKLFPKSDRSPAIEPVAEKKLLRLIGEEPSLDEWRAERTRRISRGFYTSQALELKRGSSA, encoded by the coding sequence ATGCCAACGCCCTCTTATCAAAAACGCCGGGGTCAGCTCGAGACCTACTTCGACCGCACCGCGGTGGATGCCTGGAAAAAGCTGACCTCCGACACCCCCGTCGGTCGCGTGCGTGCCACCGTGCGCGCCGGGCGCGAAGAGATGCGCCAAAACCTGCTGGACTGGCTGCCCGACGACCTCAGCGGCAAGTGGCTGCTCGATGCCGGTTGCGGTACCGGCATGCTCTCCGTGGCCGCCGCCCAGCGCGGCGCCCAGGTTGTGGCCATTGACCTGGCCGGCAACCTGGTGGACATGGCCCGTGAGCGGGCCGAGGCAGAGGACCTGGGCGAAGGACGAATCGACTTCCGCGTAGGTGATTTCCTCAATCCTGAACTGGGTGAATTCGACTATGTGGTGGCCATGGATTCCTTCATCCATTACAAGGCCCATGACATTGTGGGCGTGCTGGCCGGTCTTACCAGCCGCACCCATGCCGCCATCCTGTTCACCTTCGCCCCTCGCACCCCGGCCCTGTCGGTCATGCACGCCGTGGGCAAGCTGTTCCCCAAGAGCGACCGTTCCCCGGCCATCGAGCCGGTGGCCGAGAAAAAGTTGCTGCGCCTGATTGGGGAAGAACCCTCCCTGGACGAGTGGCGTGCGGAGCGTACCCGACGAATCTCACGGGGCTTTTATACCTCACAGGCCCTCGAGCTCAAGCGAGGATCTTCGGCCTGA
- the puhB gene encoding photosynthetic complex putative assembly protein PuhB: MSHDDHAAEPIRGLPELPPSGERILWQGAPHWSTFAIRAFHVRKVILYLAILIGLRAIFTYGETQSLVAALASTSFLLTLSVTAVGLLLLLAWLTARASVYTITNQRIVIRFGVALQMSVNLPYSVIESASAKLYKDGTGDIPLVLIPPERVSYIILWPHVKPWRWMVPQPMLRGVPNARRVADILAKAMAEDQKRRAENPDQAESAESGPAPQTHRQTAGETA, translated from the coding sequence GTGAGTCACGACGACCACGCCGCTGAACCGATACGTGGTCTGCCTGAGCTCCCCCCTTCGGGGGAGCGCATTTTGTGGCAAGGTGCTCCCCATTGGAGCACCTTCGCCATTCGGGCATTTCACGTCAGAAAGGTCATTCTCTATCTGGCCATACTGATCGGCCTGCGCGCCATCTTCACCTATGGCGAAACGCAGTCCCTCGTGGCGGCCCTCGCTTCCACCAGCTTCCTGCTCACCCTGTCAGTGACTGCCGTCGGCCTGTTGTTGCTGTTGGCCTGGCTCACGGCGAGGGCCTCGGTCTACACCATCACCAATCAGCGCATCGTCATACGTTTTGGCGTGGCACTGCAGATGAGTGTGAACCTGCCCTATTCCGTGATTGAGTCCGCCTCGGCCAAGCTCTACAAGGACGGCACGGGTGATATTCCGCTGGTACTCATTCCGCCGGAGCGTGTCTCGTACATCATTCTCTGGCCGCACGTGAAACCCTGGCGCTGGATGGTGCCGCAGCCCATGCTACGCGGTGTACCCAATGCCCGGCGCGTGGCGGATATCCTGGCCAAGGCCATGGCCGAAGATCAGAAGCGCCGTGCCGAAAACCCGGACCAGGCTGAATCAGCCGAATCAGGGCCTGCACCTCAGACCCACCGACAAACAGCCGGTGAAACCGCCTGA
- the puhC gene encoding photosynthetic complex assembly protein PuhC: MTDSNGSSRSQRRFLFPGIGVILLAIAFGVYYLASSAVSPPASTEPAATAEPVEQDLEVVQSVRLHPREKPGGYMEIVDADTDQVLKLIEPSGGGFMRTVLRIIALDRRHVDDHEDLPFLLTRWSDGGLSLEDPVTGNRYKLNAFGSTNAAAFAELLDSAQDS, encoded by the coding sequence ATGACTGACTCCAACGGTTCCTCCCGTTCTCAGCGCCGATTTCTGTTTCCAGGAATCGGCGTTATTCTCCTGGCCATCGCCTTCGGCGTGTACTACCTGGCCAGCAGCGCCGTCTCCCCTCCAGCCTCGACAGAACCCGCCGCAACAGCGGAACCGGTCGAGCAGGATCTGGAGGTCGTGCAATCCGTACGCTTGCACCCCCGTGAGAAGCCCGGCGGCTACATGGAGATTGTCGACGCCGACACCGACCAGGTGCTCAAGCTCATCGAACCCAGTGGCGGTGGCTTCATGCGCACTGTCTTGCGCATCATTGCCCTGGACCGTCGGCATGTGGATGACCATGAAGATCTACCCTTCCTGCTGACTCGTTGGTCGGACGGTGGTCTGAGCCTTGAAGATCCCGTGACCGGCAACCGCTACAAGCTCAACGCGTTTGGCTCCACCAACGCCGCCGCTTTTGCAGAGCTACTTGATTCGGCTCAAGATTCCTGA